One segment of Brassica napus cultivar Da-Ae chromosome C3, Da-Ae, whole genome shotgun sequence DNA contains the following:
- the LOC106348103 gene encoding uncharacterized protein LOC106348103 gives MDEDQKIIKELDITQDETEGGNLKVVTGNNEAVSHLIYAGSDIMLCLNFLQDQLLQVPLKALKYGTAPIELNPRTGHVGTHEQEAITANFINSIFGDISLVILYYLYARLDVCVCVCYDAEEGWEVVEVKDNESYEERLVL, from the exons atggATGAAGATCAGAAGATAATCAAGGAACTTGATATAACTCAAGATGAAACTGAG GGAGGGAATCTGAAGGTTGTGACAGGAAACAATGAAGCTGTTTCTCATTTGATTTATGCGGGATCAGACATTATGCTTTGTCTAAACTTCTTACAAGATCAACTTCTCCAAGTCCCT CTCAAGGCTTTGAAGTACGGAACAGCTCCAATCGAACTAAACCCCCGAACCGG GCATGTTGGAACACATGAACAAGAGGCCATCACTGCTAACTTTATCAATTCTATATTCGGAGACATATccttagtaatattatattatttatacgCTAGATtggatgtgtgtgtgtgtgtgtgttatgaTGCAGAAGAAGGATGGGAGGTTGTGGAAGTTAAAGATAACGAAAGCTACGAAGAAAGACTTGTGCTGTGA
- the LOC106348102 gene encoding probable sphingolipid transporter spinster homolog 1, with translation MTKYGEQRDSPAVTAAASSSTATKRFWTPGRFVAILCIVNLINYVDRGVIASNGVNGSSRTCDAKGLCSAGTGIQGEFKLSNFQDGLLSSAFMVGLLVASPIFAALSKRFTPFKLIGVGLTVWTLAAVGCGFSYNFWMIAVFRMFVGVGEASFISLAAPYIDDSAPAARKNLWLGLFYMCIPAGVALGYVFGGYVGNHLGWRWAFYIEAIAMAFFVVLSFCIKPPQLKGFAAKESKKPSTSIETVALTHAEASQIKTVSPKSQNLVVVFGKDMKALFSEKVFIVNVLGYITYNFVIGAYSYWGPKAGFGIYQMKNADMIFGGLTIICGIIGTLGGSYVLDRINATLPNTFKLLAASTLFGAAFCFAAFCMKNMYAFIGLFAVGEILIFAPQAPVNFVCLHCVRPNLRPLSMASSTVLIHILGDVPSSPLYGKMQDRLKNWRTSTLIITSILFLAAIIWGIGIFMNSVDRSNEKSDDEVEEEEKLETKADNNSVPV, from the exons atgacGAAATATGGTGAGCAGAGAGATTCTCCGGCTGTAACAGCAGCAGCATCTTCTTCGACCGCTACAAAACGATTTTGGACTCCGGGAAG ATTCGTTGCGATCTTGTGTATCGTGAACCTGATCAATTACGTGGATCGAGGAGTGATTGCGAGTAATGGTGTTAACGGAAGCTCGAGGACTTGTGATGCCAAGGGCCTTTGCTCTGCTGGCACTGGCATTCA AGGAGAGTTTAAGTTAAGCAACTTTCAAGATGGTCTTTTGTCCTCTGCGTTTATGGTTGGTCTTCTTGTTGCTTCTCCAATCTTCGCTGCACTCTCCAAAAg GTTCACTCCTTTTAAACTAATTGGAGTGGGACTAACTGTTTGGACTCTCGCTGCTGTTGGTTGCGGCTTCTCTTACAACTTCTGGATGATTGCTGTTTTTCGAAT GTTTGTTGGGGTTGGTGAGGCTTCCTTCATTAGTCTTGCAGCACCTTACATCGATGATAGCGCTCCTGCTGCAAGG AAAAATTTATGGCTTGGACTGTTCTACATGTGTATACCAGCAGGAGTTGCTCTAGGCTACGTGTTTGGTGGATAT GTTGGAAACCATCTTGGATGGCGTTGGGCGTTTTACATTGAGGCAATCGCAATGGCTTTCTTTGTTGTTTTGTCCTTCTGTATCAAACCTCCACAGCTCAAAG GTTTTGCTGCTAAAGAATCTAAGAAACCCTCTACATCTATTGAAACGGTCGCTCTTACACATGCTGAAGCTTCTCAAATCAAAACCGTATCCCCCAAGAGCCAGAACCTGGTAGTAGTATTTGGAAAAGACATGAAGGCTCTATTCAGCGAGAAAGTGTTTATAGTGAACGTTCTTGGCTACATCACCTACAACTTTGTGATCGGAGCTTACTCATATTGGGGACCAAAAGCTGGTTTTGGTATCTACCAAATGAAAAACGCAGACATGATTTTTGGAGGCCTTACCATCATCTGTGGTATCATTGGTACGTTAGGCGGAAGCTATGTCCTTGATCGCATCAACGCTACACTCCCAAACACCTTCaag TTACTAGCGGCATCAACTCTATTCGGGGCAGCGTTTTGTTTCGCTGCTTTCTGCATGAAGAATATGTATGCCTTCATCGGTCTATTCGCAGTGGGAGAAATTTTAATCTTTGCCCCACAG GCTCCGGTTAACTTTGTGTGTCTACATTGCGTTAGACCAAACTTGAGACCACTATCAATGGCTTCCTCAACTGTTTTGATCCATATCTTAGGCGATGTTCCTTCTTCCCCTCTATATGGAAAAATGCAGGACCGTCTCAAAAACTGGAGGACTTCAACTCTTATAATTACTTCAATCCTCTTCCTCGCAGCTATTATATGGGGCATTG GGATATTTATGAATAGTGTGGACCGGTCTAATGAAAAGAGTGACGATGAGGTCGAGGAGGAAGAGAAATTGGAAACCAAAGCAGACAACAACTCTGTTCCCGTCTAA
- the LOC106348105 gene encoding phosphoenolpyruvate carboxykinase (ATP) 2 yields MAGNGNENADGDFSFSAAAARDALPRITTEKGAKSADVCHDDTAPRVNFQTIDELHSLQKKRSAPTTPLKEGGGVVMGTSGPTTPSSGETMLQSVSASLASLTRETGPKLIRGDPTSAAKVAHVPHTPTSVPAADVSDSGLKFTHILHNLSPAELYEQAIKYEKGSFVTSTGALATLSGAKTGRSPKDKRVVKDETTASELWWGKGSPNIEMDEQTFLVNRERAVDYLNSLDKVFVNDQYLNWDPENRIKVRIVSARAYHSLFMHNMCIRPTPEELENFGTPDFTIYNAGKFPCNRYTHYMTSSTSVDINLGRREMVILGTQYAGEMKKGLFGVMHYLMPKRKILSLHSGCNMGKEGDVALFFGLSGTGKTTLSTDHNRYLIGDDEHCWSDAGVSNIEGGCYAKCIDLSREKEPDIWNAIKFGTVLENVVFDEHTREVDYNDKSVTENTRAAYPIEYIPNSKIPCIGPHPKNVILLACDAFGVLPPISKLDLAQTMYHFISGYTALVAGTEEGVKEPRATFSACFGAAFIMLHPTKYAAMLAEKMQAQGATGWLVNTGWSGGSYGAGSRIKLAYTRKIIDAIHSGSLLNATYHKTEIFGLEIPNEVEGVPSEILEPMNAWEDKEAYKDTLLKLAGLFRNNFETFTSHKIGDDGKLTEEILAAGPNF; encoded by the exons ATGGCGGGAAACGGAAACGAAAACGCTGATGGAGACTTCAGTTTCTCCGCTGCTGCGGCGCGTGATGCGCTTCCAAGGATCACAACGGAGAAGGGAGCCAAGTCTGCAGACGTGTGTCACGATGACACCGCACCGCGGGTTAACTTCCAGACCATCGACGAGCTCCACAGTCTCCAGAAGAAACGATCTGCTCCCACCACTCCTCTCAAAGAAGGAGGTGGTGTAGTGATGGGAACCAGTGGCCCTACCACTCCTTCATCCGGCGAGACCATGCTTCAATCCGTCAG TGCATCGTTGGCTTCGTTGACGAGAGAGACAGGACCGAAGCTTATCAGAGGAGATCCCACGTCGGCCGCGAAAGTGGCACACGTTCCACACACTCCTACGTCAGTTCCAGCTGCTGACGTCAGTGACAGCGGCTTGAAATTCACTCATATCCTTCACAACCTCTCTCCCGCCG AATTGTACGAGCAGGCGATAAAATATGAGAAAGGATCGTTTGTGACATCGACCGGTGCGTTGGCTACGTTGTCGGGAGCCAAAACCGGTCGATCtcctaaagacaagcgtgtgGTTAAGGATGAGACAACTGCGTCCGAGCTTTGGTGGGGAAA agGATCACCAAACATTGAAATGGATGAACAAACCTTTTTGGTGAACCGAGAAAGAGCTGTTGATTACTTGAACTCTCTGGACAAG GTGTTTGTGAATGATCAATACCTAAACTGGGACCCAGAGAACAGAATCAAAGTCAGAATAGTATCAGCAAGAGCTTACCATTCACTTTTCATGCACAACATGTGTATCCGTCCAACACCTGAGGAGCTAGAGAATTTTGGGACACCTGATTTCACCATCTACAACGCAGGAAAATTCCCATGCAATCGTTACACTCATTACATGACATCATCGACTAGTGTCGACATAAACCTAGGAAGAAGAGAGATGGTGATTCTAGGGACACAGTACGCTGGAGAGATGAAGAAAGGGCTTTTTGGTGTGATGCACTATCTGATGCCTAAGAGAAAGATTTTGTCACTTCACTCCGGTTGTAACATGGGCAAAGAGGGAGATGTTGCTCTCTTTTTCGGTTTATCCGGGACCGGGAAGACTACATTGTCGACCGATCATAACCGGTATTTGATTGGAGATGATGAGCATTGTTGGAGTGATGCTGGAGTCTCGAATATCGAAGGTGGATGTTACGCGAAATGTATTGATTTATCGAGGGAGAAAGAGCCTGATATCTGGAACGCTATCAAGTTCGGAACTG TTTTGGAGAATGTTGTGTTTGATGAGCACACGAGAGAAGTGGATTATAATGACAAGTCGGTGACGGAGAACACACGTGCGGCTTATCCGATTGAGTATATCCCTAACTCTAAGATACCGTGCATTGGACCACACCCTAAGAACGTGATCCTATTGGCTTGTGACGCCTTTGGCGTGTTGCCGCCGATCAGCAAGCTGGATCTTGCTCAGACTATGTATCATTTCATCAGTGGCTACACTGCTCTT GTTGCAGGAACAGAGGAAGGAGTTAAGGAGCCAAGAGCGACTTTCTCGGCTTGTTTTGGTGCTGCGTTCATTATGCTTCACCCAACCAAATATGCAGCTATGTTAGCCGAGAAAATGCAAGCTCAAGGAGCCACTGGTTGGCTTGTTAACACCGGCTGGTCCGGTGGAAG CTATGGAGCTGGAAGTCGGATCAAGTTGGCGTATACAAGAAAGATAATTGATGCTATACATTCAGGAAGTCTGCTGAATGCAACATATCACAAAACAGAAATTTTTGGTTTGGAGATTCCAAATGAAGTTGAAGGAGTGCCTTCTGAGATTCTGGAACCTATGAATGCA TGGGAAGACAAAGAGGCTTATAAGGACACATTGTTGAAGTTGGCTGGTTTGTTTAGAAACAATTTTGAGACATTCACTAGTCATAAGATTGGAGATGATGGCAAATTGACTGAAGAGATTCTTGCAGCTGGTCCCAACTTCTAA
- the BNACNNG13220D gene encoding probable E3 ubiquitin-protein ligase WAVH2: MVFGWRKAFCNSISSNQQQSSSSSSSSHIPTPRLRSKFGFFSNPSTPRIQSPGGSGRGSGIGCRSAASTSAANPSLPTSPKLHCRTTSNATPRTSNSSTPKLLSNPSSPKSSSTHGGVSLLRATLILNKSNNNRCGICLQRLNSGQINSTAIFTAECSHSFHLSCAVKLDGKRCPFCSAAWNYTPRSDAESVNFESDPGRGPEIREIKTGKSLRVYNDDETLAYSPVSLAHFNSIPESDENDDVDQEGHEFPGFFSDSSITPAFSGSIPPISGTLEVKLLPESAVVETGKRIETHVVMMKLKASLPSSSTADAIRASRPSIDLVTVLDLSSGGASLRTVKHALRLVISLLREMDRLSIVVFSTGSKRLMPLRRMTDKGRRSARRIVDALVGIETTGGGGMSVNDALKKAVKVVEDRRERNPSASIFVLSDGQDQPEAVLKAKLNSARVPFVVSTTRFYRSEIPVHSVSIASPSALHHAPLRDAFTERIASLLNVVLHDVKLNLGLVSGSPLTEISAVYSLTGRSESFGSGSAVIVGDLFAEEEREYLVEFKVSTPSSGSHHVMSVRSSVVDPATLQPFPCPKEKRFLIPRLQAVRFVSSSIERLRNIHLVCRAVTGSRKLIERDDFAGAYQLLTTARSNASDDDSLMSLDAELAELSRLKPRIGLANRTEEKPEQLTPTSAWKAAEKLAKVAIMRKHLNRVSDMHGLENARF, encoded by the exons ATGGTGTTTGGTTGGAGAAAAGCGTTTTGCAATTCCATTTCAAGTAATCAACaacaatcatcatcatcatcatcatcatcacacaTTCCTACACCAAGACTCCGATCAAAGTTTGGTTTTTTCTCAAACCCATCAACTCCCCGTATCCAGTCTCCTGGCGGCAGCGGCCGTGGTAGTGGAATCGGATGCCGCTCCGCCGCTTCAACCTCAGCCGCTAACCCATCTCTTCCCACTAGTCCCAAACTCCACTGCAGGACCACGAGCAATGCAACTCCAAGGACCAGTAACAGCTCAACTCCTAAGCTTCTCTCGAACCCTTCTTCCCCTAAATCATCATCCACTCATGGCGGCGTTTCTCTCCTCCGTGCCACACTTATTCTCAACAAA aGTAATAATAACAGATGTGGGATTTGCCTACAGAGATTGAACTCGGGTCAAATCAATTCAACGGCGATTTTCACGGCGGAGTGTTCACATTCGTTTCACCTCTCTTGCGCCGTTAAATTAGACGGCAAACGTTGCCCGTTCTGTTCCGCCGCCTGGAATTACACGCCGAGGTCGGATGCTGAGTCTGTGAATTTCGAATCCGACCCGGGGAGAGGACCCGAGATCCGAGAAATCAAGACGGGGAAATCCTTAAGAGTGTACAACGACGACGAGACCTTAGCTTACTCGCCGGTTTCTCTTGCTCACTTCAACAGTATACCGGAATCAGACGAAAACGACGACGTAGACCAAGAAGGCCATGAGTTTCCCGGATTCTTTTCCGATTCTTCGATTACGCCGGCGTTTTCTGGTTCGATTCCTCCCATCTCCGGGACTCTGGAGGTTAAATTGCTGCCGGAATCCGCCGTGGTGGAAACAGGGAAAAGGATCGAGACGCACGTCGTCATGATGAAACTGAAGGCGTCTTTACCGTCGTCGTCGACGGCGGACGCGATTAGAGCGAGCAGGCCGTCGATAGATCTGGTCACGGTTCTCGATCTGAGCAGCGGCGGAGCGAGCTTGCGGACTGTTAAGCACGCGCTGAGACTGGTGATCTCTCTGCTCCGGGAGATGGATCGGCTTTCCATCGTCGTGTTCTCGACGGGATCGAAACGGTTAATGCCGTTACGACGGATGACGGATAAAGGACGGCGATCGGCGCGGCGAATCGTCGACGCACTCGTCGGAATCGAAACCACCGGCGGCGGGGGGATGAGCGTTAACGACGCGTTGAAGAAAGCGGTTAAAGTCGTTGAAGATCGGCGGGAGAGGAATCCGTCGGctagtatttttgttttatccGACGGTCAGGATCAGCCGGAGGCGGTTTTGAAAGCTAAACTAAACTCCGCGCGTGTGCCTTTCGTCGTTTCCACCACGCGCTTCTATCGTTCGGAGATCCCGGTACACTCCGTTTCGATCGCTTCTCCAAGCGCGTTGCATCACGCGCCGCTTCGAGACGCGTTCACGGAGCGAATCGCTTCGTTGCTAAACGTGGTTCTCCATGACGTGAAGCTTAACCTTGGTTTAGTCTCCGGTTCTCCGTTGACTGAGATTTCAGCGGTTTACTCTTTAACGGGTCGGTCAGAGAGTTTCGGATCCGGTTCGGCTGTTATCGTCGGCGATCTGTTCgcggaggaggagagagaatatCTCGTTGAGTTTAAAGTATCGACTCCGTCGAGCGGGTCCCACCATGTAATGTCCGTACGGTCTTCGGTCGTTGACCCCGCGACGCTTCAGCCATTTCCTTGTCCGAaagaaaaacgttttttgatccCACGGCTACAGGCCGTCCGATTCGTATCTTCGAGCATCGAACGGCTGAGGAATATACACTTGGTGTGTCGCGCTGTAACTGGTTCACGCAAGCTGATTGAGCGTGATGATTTTGCTGGAGCATATCAGCTTCTAACGACGGCTCGGTCAAACGCTTCTGATGATGATAGCTTAATGAGCTTGGACGCTGAGTTAGCTGAGCTAAGCCGGTTGAAACCGAGAATCGGTTTAGCAAACCGAACCGAAGAAAAACCTGAGCAACTTACGCCGACTTCGGCTTGGAAAGCGGCTGAGAAATTGGCGAAAGTGGCTATCATGAGGAAGCATTTAAACCGAGTCAGCGACATGCACGGCTTGGAAAACGCcagattttaa